From the Vibrio algarum genome, one window contains:
- a CDS encoding phosphate/phosphite/phosphonate ABC transporter substrate-binding protein, with amino-acid sequence MIIVRAIAISLIMLLSTPVFAHHYTFSIVPQQSASRLAKQWAPILKALSEETGHEFVFKTTSDIPTFEKNLSRGEYTFAYMNPYHFVVFNQSPGYQAVAKAKDKKIKGIIVVKKDSNITSLEQLNNTELAFPAPAAFAATVLPQAHLKEANVNFTSKYVSSHDSVYLSIARGFFPAGGGVMRTFNAMDPEIRDQLNPIWTTKGYTPHAIAAHPSIDPKLNAQVQTFFSNLANTPEGQALLEPLKIKAFMPAKNSDWDDVRALNLNLIQAK; translated from the coding sequence ATGATAATAGTTAGAGCCATCGCGATATCCTTGATAATGCTACTTTCTACTCCTGTTTTTGCTCATCACTATACTTTTAGTATTGTGCCTCAACAGTCTGCAAGTCGACTGGCTAAACAGTGGGCGCCTATTTTAAAAGCGCTTTCAGAAGAAACGGGGCACGAGTTTGTATTTAAAACTACTTCGGATATTCCAACCTTCGAGAAAAACCTGTCGAGAGGCGAATACACTTTTGCCTACATGAATCCTTACCATTTTGTAGTTTTTAACCAATCCCCGGGATATCAAGCAGTAGCAAAGGCAAAAGATAAAAAAATCAAAGGCATAATTGTTGTAAAAAAAGACAGTAACATTACCTCTTTAGAACAACTCAATAATACCGAGCTTGCGTTTCCAGCCCCTGCGGCTTTTGCTGCCACGGTGCTCCCGCAAGCACACTTAAAAGAAGCCAATGTAAATTTCACATCTAAATATGTTTCTTCTCATGACTCTGTTTACTTATCAATAGCCCGAGGTTTCTTCCCAGCTGGTGGAGGGGTGATGAGAACCTTTAATGCGATGGACCCTGAAATTAGAGATCAACTCAACCCTATCTGGACGACTAAGGGCTACACGCCTCACGCGATTGCGGCACATCCATCTATTGATCCTAAATTAAACGCTCAAGTTCAAACATTTTTTTCTAACCTAGCCAACACCCCTGAAGGCCAAGCCCTTTTAGAACCGCTAAAAATCAAGGCATTTATGCCTGCAAAAAACAGTGATTGGGACGATGTCCGCGCTCTGAATCTTAACCTAATTCAGGCGAAGTAA
- a CDS encoding P-loop NTPase family protein, giving the protein MTIPATHAEIEQIFIQAELAHCQSLCITSTQSGEGVTSLAIALTERYLLAGYRTLIVDLNVHKPSFNILDIPSLEKNEFWLEHANSTQCFTGVPSPINSQEQLDYKRPGYLKRNIDVWRKEFDRIVIDTSPLLNVNKGNIPAQIVATACDHTILTVLAGVTNKHDIVQAIKMLGSNQIQLLGTVLNTKEQPSLIFELCREVSRLVLLPEKWRTVIKNKIRNNHFLSISI; this is encoded by the coding sequence ATGACGATTCCTGCTACGCACGCTGAAATAGAGCAGATATTCATACAGGCTGAATTGGCTCACTGCCAATCTTTATGTATCACGTCAACTCAATCTGGTGAGGGGGTCACTTCGCTAGCCATCGCTTTGACAGAGAGATACCTACTCGCGGGGTATCGCACGTTAATTGTTGATCTCAATGTGCACAAACCAAGTTTCAATATCTTAGATATCCCATCCCTAGAGAAAAATGAATTTTGGTTAGAACATGCAAATTCAACACAATGCTTTACCGGTGTGCCTTCTCCTATCAATTCACAAGAACAGCTAGATTATAAAAGACCGGGATATCTGAAAAGGAATATAGATGTTTGGCGCAAAGAGTTTGACCGCATCGTCATAGACACCTCACCTTTGCTTAACGTAAATAAGGGCAATATTCCGGCTCAGATTGTGGCAACAGCTTGCGACCACACCATATTAACTGTATTGGCAGGTGTAACGAACAAGCACGACATCGTTCAGGCGATAAAAATGCTTGGCTCGAACCAAATTCAATTACTAGGTACTGTCCTAAACACAAAAGAACAACCGAGTTTAATATTTGAACTTTGTCGTGAAGTAAGCAGACTGGTTTTACTGCCTGAAAAATGGCGAACCGTAATAAAAAACAAAATAAGAAATAACCACTTTCTTTCCATCTCAATATAG
- a CDS encoding SLBB domain-containing protein, with protein sequence MFSSLSRADSNETISIGDSIQVNLPGEKTLNKGFQVDQKGNITLPEIGAVFVAGYDDTQLKKVVLERLSVAFRDLRNADVYVSKKQLIVKVQGYVKTPGQFTIMHNAGIQAALTAAGGLRTGAQLDKIQLKRATDTIVFNYKNFLDTGNNSVLPQLQSLDTIFVPASPLVGNIEQDFNPLSQANSGDSSDPKSAIKVFGEVNSPGSFSYTEEASLVDILMRSGGVTRYASVEQIRVITNSNPILFNLKRYLDSGDNDLLPVLLPGSTIFVPKQEEEIKSGANTVYIMGEVAAPGAYEGKRGASFMDILANAGGPTRFAESRQIRVIKSGGQVIKFDLTAYTEGIGANRPPAIMPGDAIFVPEKTDMNEKSWLKVSPNRAVNVIGEVVRPGRIEWSDEMDFMDLLAHVGGPTLRADTTKIEVVSTNMATGTRELQTFNLDKFIKAGAKQSDQPSISAGAIIRIHDLPQDPSDNKSQWVRQSSDASIYVFGQINAPGRYRFTEEMHFLDILSAADGPTKDADIHNIRVTHRDKSYSKVSKLNLSLYFETGDESLLPIVTTGDTIYIPEKNRNWLERSKESTVRVLGAVNDPGRYVFNDSMTILDILAEAGGPSEDAYLEKISVVNISTSQSQARTFDLIEFSKSASFRNLPVIRAGDTIYIPDRRESLAEKIRLGLKDVLQVATTIVLIGAI encoded by the coding sequence ATTTTTTCTTCTCTATCTCGTGCAGATTCGAATGAGACAATAAGCATAGGTGACAGTATTCAGGTCAATCTACCAGGAGAAAAAACGCTCAATAAAGGCTTTCAAGTTGATCAAAAAGGGAATATCACACTACCAGAAATAGGGGCTGTGTTTGTTGCTGGGTACGATGATACTCAACTAAAAAAAGTCGTTTTAGAACGTCTCTCCGTTGCCTTTCGAGATCTACGTAATGCCGATGTTTATGTCTCTAAAAAACAGTTAATAGTAAAAGTACAAGGATATGTTAAAACTCCTGGTCAGTTCACCATTATGCACAATGCCGGTATTCAAGCAGCATTAACCGCTGCCGGAGGCCTTAGAACCGGGGCGCAACTTGATAAAATACAGCTAAAGCGGGCCACCGACACTATCGTCTTCAATTACAAAAATTTTCTCGATACCGGCAACAATAGCGTTTTACCTCAACTTCAATCTCTAGATACTATTTTTGTCCCTGCTTCACCGTTAGTTGGCAATATCGAACAAGATTTCAATCCATTGTCTCAAGCAAATTCAGGAGATAGTTCAGACCCGAAATCGGCAATTAAGGTTTTTGGCGAGGTCAATTCTCCGGGGTCTTTTTCATACACTGAAGAGGCAAGTTTAGTCGACATTCTGATGCGCTCAGGGGGCGTTACCCGCTATGCAAGTGTTGAGCAAATCCGAGTCATCACTAATAGCAATCCTATTCTATTTAACCTTAAAAGATATCTAGATTCTGGCGACAATGATCTGTTACCTGTTCTGCTGCCTGGCTCAACTATCTTTGTGCCAAAACAGGAAGAAGAGATAAAGTCGGGTGCTAATACCGTTTACATTATGGGAGAAGTTGCGGCTCCGGGCGCTTACGAAGGGAAACGAGGCGCTAGCTTTATGGATATTCTCGCCAATGCGGGTGGACCCACAAGATTTGCTGAATCAAGACAAATACGCGTCATTAAAAGCGGTGGTCAGGTAATTAAATTTGACCTGACGGCTTACACAGAAGGAATTGGCGCAAATCGTCCACCAGCGATTATGCCCGGCGACGCTATTTTTGTACCTGAAAAGACCGACATGAATGAGAAATCATGGTTAAAAGTATCCCCTAACCGTGCGGTCAACGTTATTGGTGAAGTAGTGAGACCCGGCAGAATTGAATGGTCTGACGAAATGGACTTTATGGATCTACTTGCTCATGTTGGAGGACCAACTTTAAGAGCAGATACCACAAAGATTGAGGTTGTTTCAACGAATATGGCAACAGGAACACGAGAATTACAGACCTTCAATCTGGATAAGTTTATCAAAGCAGGTGCCAAGCAGTCGGATCAACCGTCCATTTCAGCTGGCGCAATCATCCGTATTCATGACCTTCCACAGGACCCATCCGACAATAAGTCTCAATGGGTTCGACAAAGCTCGGACGCGTCTATCTATGTATTTGGCCAAATTAATGCACCGGGACGTTATCGTTTCACAGAAGAAATGCACTTTTTAGATATTCTATCCGCTGCAGATGGCCCAACCAAAGACGCAGACATTCACAATATTCGTGTCACGCACAGAGATAAAAGTTATTCAAAAGTAAGTAAATTAAACCTATCACTGTATTTTGAAACGGGTGACGAATCACTACTCCCTATAGTCACAACAGGCGATACAATCTACATCCCTGAAAAAAACCGAAATTGGCTAGAACGTTCAAAAGAAAGCACGGTAAGAGTGTTAGGAGCAGTCAATGATCCCGGCAGGTATGTTTTCAACGACTCGATGACGATTTTAGATATCTTGGCAGAAGCGGGCGGGCCAAGTGAAGATGCCTACTTAGAAAAAATCAGCGTCGTGAATATTTCTACAAGCCAAAGTCAAGCACGTACCTTTGACCTCATCGAATTTAGCAAGTCAGCCAGTTTTAGAAATCTGCCGGTGATCCGCGCAGGAGACACAATTTATATTCCTGATAGAAGAGAAAGCCTAGCGGAAAAAATTCGACTAGGGCTTAAAGATGTCCTTCAAGTCGCAACCACTATTGTATTGATAGGAGCAATCTAA
- a CDS encoding OmpA family protein gives MKNNFYQHLLILCSISFLAACSSSYPEKGSGGLAENDFSAGFSPVLPDEPLGPEHGLRFDWQINKLHLDMLVQEGAKWCFPAAVVQNQERQNRIARELEGNLLLDAANDLIIQRKSLNKLEQQLTYVTSQADCTPPNNQENQQQELTTINTLFTLLNVDNQFAHNSSEINPKYMGNLAQAANILDENNELTLSITGHADASGSVDYNEKLALDRANQVKRYLSIFGLNPKRINASSLGSSAPLFQGDTAAVQLTNRRVSVEILSKSNTSASTNPRGLL, from the coding sequence ATGAAAAATAATTTCTATCAACACTTACTCATTCTTTGCAGCATTAGTTTTCTTGCTGCCTGTAGCAGTAGCTATCCAGAAAAAGGAAGTGGTGGGTTGGCGGAAAATGACTTTTCTGCTGGCTTCTCTCCGGTACTACCCGATGAACCATTAGGGCCAGAGCATGGGCTACGATTCGACTGGCAAATTAACAAGCTTCATCTTGATATGTTAGTACAAGAAGGGGCCAAATGGTGTTTTCCTGCTGCTGTGGTACAAAATCAAGAACGACAAAATAGAATCGCTCGAGAACTAGAAGGAAACTTGCTGCTTGATGCAGCTAATGACCTCATCATCCAAAGAAAAAGCCTCAATAAGCTAGAACAGCAACTAACCTATGTCACCAGTCAGGCAGACTGTACACCACCGAATAACCAAGAAAATCAACAACAAGAATTGACCACTATTAATACGCTCTTCACTTTATTAAACGTAGATAATCAGTTCGCTCACAACTCAAGTGAAATCAATCCAAAATATATGGGGAATCTCGCTCAAGCCGCCAATATATTAGATGAGAACAACGAACTCACTCTCTCGATTACCGGTCATGCTGATGCGTCCGGTAGTGTCGACTATAACGAAAAGCTCGCCTTAGATAGAGCTAATCAGGTTAAACGTTATCTCTCGATATTCGGTTTGAATCCTAAGAGAATCAACGCAAGCTCCCTTGGATCTAGCGCTCCACTTTTTCAAGGCGATACAGCCGCGGTCCAATTGACCAACCGAAGAGTAAGCGTAGAAATACTGTCAAAGAGCAACACAAGCGCATCCACAAATCCAAGGGGCTTATTATGA
- a CDS encoding STAS domain-containing protein, whose translation MELRKIDANNTLLTLQLSGDLDANGSKEALPHIDQVLTEDNHPEIEIDLKHVSFLDSSGVGAIVYMYKRLIERERKMCIENVHGQPLEIITLLRINQAISVNKKREAA comes from the coding sequence ATGGAACTTAGAAAAATAGACGCTAATAATACCCTTCTTACTTTGCAACTTTCGGGAGACCTTGATGCAAATGGAAGCAAAGAAGCGCTTCCCCACATCGATCAAGTACTTACCGAAGATAATCACCCAGAAATAGAAATCGACCTCAAACATGTTTCATTTTTAGATTCTTCCGGAGTGGGTGCCATCGTTTATATGTACAAACGCTTAATAGAAAGAGAAAGAAAGATGTGCATCGAGAATGTGCATGGACAACCACTTGAAATTATTACCTTGCTACGAATCAATCAAGCCATTTCTGTGAACAAGAAAAGAGAAGCTGCTTAA
- the malK gene encoding maltose/maltodextrin ABC transporter ATP-binding protein MalK has protein sequence MASVTLKNVCKAYGDVLISKNVDLEIKEGEFVVFVGPSGCGKSTLLRCIAGLEDITSGDLYIGEERMNDVEPSKRGVGMVFQSYALYPHLNLYDNMSFGLKLAKADKTEIDKRVSHAAEILQLAHLLERQPKALSGGQRQRVAIGRTLVSQPNVFLLDEPLSNLDAALRVNMRSEITKLQRQLGCTMIYVTHDQVEAMTMADKIVVLDDGFVSQVGKPLELYHYPENRFVAGFIGSPKMNFMSVHIEDVEAERVLVQLSNGNTLWIPVDGTTVNKGDRMSLGIRPEHLLNAEQADAAIEGDIQIVEKLGNETQIYLHLDSADADVIYRAPDTLPVEVGDKFSIGLSAHRCHLFHSDGRACRRLHKENGVDFD, from the coding sequence ATGGCGAGCGTCACGTTAAAGAATGTATGTAAAGCTTATGGCGACGTACTGATCTCCAAAAATGTTGATCTAGAAATCAAAGAAGGCGAATTTGTTGTTTTCGTTGGTCCATCGGGTTGTGGTAAATCTACTTTGCTTCGCTGTATTGCAGGTTTAGAAGATATCACATCAGGTGACTTGTATATTGGCGAAGAACGCATGAATGACGTGGAGCCTTCTAAACGTGGCGTTGGCATGGTATTCCAATCTTATGCCCTATACCCTCATTTAAACCTCTATGACAACATGTCATTTGGTCTCAAACTAGCAAAAGCAGACAAGACTGAAATAGACAAACGCGTTTCCCATGCCGCTGAAATATTACAACTTGCTCACCTATTAGAAAGACAACCTAAAGCGCTTTCAGGTGGTCAACGTCAACGTGTTGCCATCGGTCGAACACTTGTCTCTCAGCCTAATGTGTTCTTACTTGATGAACCACTGTCGAACCTTGACGCTGCTTTACGAGTTAATATGCGTAGCGAAATCACCAAGCTACAACGTCAACTCGGCTGCACTATGATCTACGTTACGCACGATCAGGTAGAAGCAATGACAATGGCCGATAAAATCGTGGTGTTGGATGATGGATTTGTATCTCAAGTTGGCAAGCCTCTTGAGTTATACCATTACCCTGAAAACCGTTTCGTTGCTGGATTTATCGGTTCTCCTAAGATGAATTTTATGAGCGTTCACATTGAAGATGTTGAAGCAGAGCGTGTGTTAGTTCAACTTTCAAATGGGAATACTCTCTGGATTCCAGTTGACGGTACTACCGTAAACAAAGGTGATCGCATGTCACTGGGCATCCGCCCGGAACACTTGCTTAATGCCGAACAAGCCGATGCGGCAATTGAAGGTGATATACAAATCGTCGAGAAGCTCGGAAATGAAACACAAATCTACCTTCACTTAGACAGTGCTGACGCCGACGTAATTTATCGTGCACCGGATACGCTACCAGTAGAGGTAGGCGATAAGTTTTCTATTGGTTTATCCGCTCATCGTTGCCACTTGTTCCACAGTGATGGCAGAGCATGCCGAAGATTACACAAAGAAAACGGTGTTGATTTTGATTAA